In the genome of Arachis stenosperma cultivar V10309 chromosome 2, arast.V10309.gnm1.PFL2, whole genome shotgun sequence, the window gatttttttttttaaattctcaTGGATGAGAACTAATTAGCCCTCTTTCCTCATCATTTACACTTTTGTCTTGGGTAGTTATTACTTGAGATAATTCCACTGCCCTCTTAGTTTGGTCCCCCCAATCAGTTTTTACTAACGTGTATATCATCATAGAAACACATGAAATTTGTGCTACTAACATTCCAAACCATAACCCTAATAATTCATATTTATATATGAATGTAGCAAAAATAGCCACAGGCAAACCAATTAAGTAAAATGCACACAAATTAATCCTAGCACCTAAGTAAGGGCGTGCAGTCCCAGATAATATCCCACATGAAACTGTTTGAGACCAATTGCAAATCTCACACAACCCTAATATTGGAAGCACACTTGTTACCATATCAATGATTTGTGTCTCATTAGTGAAAAGCCTACCCAAATTTGTCCTCACAAACATTAAGAAAATGAATGCTATGACTCCAAATGTTAATGCTATGATAAAACCTATTATTGCACTTCTCCTTGCCTTGGTGGGTTCACTTGCACCTAAAGAGTGACCAATTCTTGTTGTCAATGCAATGCTTAGAGAAAATGGAAACACATAAAGAAACCCTAGAGTTTGAATTAGGATCCCCATAGTCGCAACCGTCGCTTGGGGGTTGCGTAATAGGCCGCATAGAAAGAGCATGATCTCGTACCACCACCACTCGAGGCAGACCGAAACGCAACTAGGCAATGCCAAGCTTAGCAAAGGCTTCCATCCATGAAATATTGAGAAAAAGGAAGTTCCTTGCCAAGGTTTCAATGGCTTCTTTGAGAAAAATAGATAGCTCAACAAGCCTAATATCATGTTAATGGAATTCAATCCAGTGGCTAGGGCAATTCCCTTGACTCCTAAGTTCAAGTGTATAGCCAAGAAATAATTGATTGGTAGGTGCAAAACTGCGGCACAAGAAGCAACCACGGTTATTGGCGTGGCTAAACCTTGTGTCCTTAGAAAAGTTCTCAAAGGATTAAGGTGCGCTTGTGCTAGTAGCTCTGGAATTGAGAATAGCATGAAAACTTGTGCAACTTTTGTGACTTGTGGATCTTGACCTAACATTTGAAGGACTGGTCCCATGTTTAGCCATAATATTGAAATTGGTATGGAAACAACTAAGAGCAGGCATGTTACCCTAAGAAATGTTTCATTTAGAAGTGAATATCTCTTAGCTCCATATGCTTGGCAACAAATTGGGTCCATTCCCATGGTTAGACCCTTTAGAACCGAATTTGCAGTGATGTTGGCAAAACCAAGTGCTAATGACCCTCCTGCTAACTCCACTTTCCCTTGGTGACCCAAGAACAACATGGAAATAACAGATCTTGAATATATCATCAGGCTAGTCATTATTATGGGACATGAAATCTTAATAATTGATTGCAACTCTTCTTTCACCTGCAACCAATTGTGTTTCAATTTGTCATCAATATATACTAATAACATTGTGCatataatttcattttaatttatctatttCACATTGTTCAGCCTTATTttataggtttaattattctatcaGCCTCTATATTTTCACtgaattttcaattagatctgtatactttttttttttcgattgaTCGTTCCCATATCATATTAGATTTTGCAATTATGTCCCTACCGTGATAAAAAAATACTGtaattaacagaatattctgttaaacaAAACAAATATACCTGACACTTAACTGAGTATTTTATatagtttaacaaaatattctCTTAATTTCAACGTTTTTGTTACGATAGGAACTTAGTTACAAAATCTGATATGGtatatagggacctaattgaaaagaaaaaaaaaagtatagagagaaaccaacagaataattaaacctattttATGTCATGTATGATTCTCAATTTAAGAGTCTATGTATAGTATATTAGATTCAGTATTACTAATAAAAAATCATCATAATATTGTTCATTATAAGGTTGAAATTTGATAAAGTAACCTATTAGTCCTAAAATTTGGCAATttctatttaaaatataaaattgtttatgtatatgctttctttttcctttttttttctgcaGTTTAACTCATAAGCAAAAGGCATGTGAGGGAATTATAAACCAAAGCTAGCTATAATATGCCTTTATATAGTAAAAATTTGATCTTTAGAATGAAAAAAATGCTCATGATtaatatgatataaaaataGGTTTTGTTAACAAGTATCTTATTAAGAGAACTTCATAAGGtgtttaatatataaaaaaatttattaagagAAGAAAGATCTATTAACACCAAATAgttaaaaaagagagaaaatgtaaagtaaaaatttatgtatttcaTAGAATCCCTATTAATGATacgaaaataatttgaaattttcaataaatatataatatatttattgaaaaaattaagAGTGTTCATTCTTGCTAAGTTTAACAAGTGCCTTTAAAACATTGTTTAGGTAAAAATCTTGTCAAAGAAGGACTAGCTCGCTAGATGAATTATATAAGATTCAAAATGAGAGGTGCCAAATGAAAAACAGGACTATTATTGGATATTCTTTATTTATATTGAACTTGATTGTGGGTATTTTGGTCAAATGAAATGGCTTTACCctattattttcttaaaaaataaacgaaaatttttttataaatgatggatatttttctaaataaaaaagcATGTCCTAATGTTCTTAATTGTATAGATAATAACCATTATGTAAATTTTATCAAACTCTAACTAATCTAATAAGTTGCATATTCAATAGCAGTGTAGTTTGCAAATTAAGTGAAGGAATCAAGTGAGAGAGGAAGTTAATTACAAACCTCGGAGAGAGAGAGATTAGGGGGAAGAGCAATGAGGTGATTATGGAAGTGGCAAAGAAGGCCATGAATGAATGATAATAAGCCATTGTTGGAAGCTGCTTCATTACCACTTTCTCTTCCTCTCATGATTATTATTCTCTCTTCATTGTTGTGATAATCTCTTCCAACATCAACACCATAGTGTCACCATTTATATCTCCTCGAGATTCAGCACCAGTGCGCATGATGTTTTCTCCCCAAGCTAGCTTGATatgaaaaacttaaaattaaaataataatgataatgctATTAAATAACTCTTATTAGTTAAtaaagagagaataatagaatatTCCTATATTTTTCAACATTTTTATAATCAGTAATGCTCTACATACGAGTCTTATAAATTGGGACAAACTCAACAGAAGTTACGCTCATCACAAAAGCGTGTTAACATGCGCATTACGTTTCCAAAGCGCTCCTTTACCATTATGAATGacactcttcttcttctatctcgATGAAAACTACAACTGTCATTTTTTTTTCGcgtttctcctcctcctccccttcttccttcttcttctccttcttctttgtattaatctttctttttttttttgcgtatttcatcttcatcgtcgtgtttctcctccttcttcttttaattttgcaatattatgtatttttttcttctttatttgattttttcctcctaaaaagaattatgagaatatgaaaaaagaagaaacagcAGAAGacgaggaggaagaggaagagttctgaattatgcagaatttaTCAGAATAACAATACACCTAAATATCTTCGTTTTACACCTAAATTTGTTGCAAATACAGAAATAAGTTATACTACATGTACAAATAGCATTTTggtacagaaaaatattttctctaaaactgcatttttttcttcttcttcttcttttccttatttctttctttctttcagttaaatgaatgtaaattcaccctcttccaagtaattttgtagcattatgtgtttctacttcttctttgtttgatttttttgtttttattcttattaagagagtaaaacaagaagaaacttaaGAAGgtaaaccaaaaagaaaaagatgataagaaaaagaagaagaagaagatggtgatgatgataaaaataaacagaaccaacagaagatgaagaagagaaagaagaagagttctgaattatgcagaacttatcagaacaaaaatacacccaaatttttttaaaatacacccaaatatttttgtgttacacccaaatatcatcattttacacccaaatttactgcaaatacagaaatgagttatgctacgtgtacactaaaattaaccaccaaaatcagccaccagtataaaatatatactgtaatacaaatatatattgaaaataaattaaaccacacatgtatttatacacaaatatattggtGGTTGATTTAGAGTACAAATATTTtgtatagaaaaatattttctctaatacttcattttttttcttcttcttctttttcttatttctttctttcttttagttaaatgaatagttaaatgaatgtaagttctTCCTCTTCCAagaattttgcagcattatgtatttcttcttcttctttatttgatttttttatttttattattattaagagagtaaaataagaagaaacttgaaaagataaaacaaaaaaagataaataagaaaaaaaagaagaagaagatcgtgatgatgataaaaaaaaaagaaccagta includes:
- the LOC130962293 gene encoding protein DETOXIFICATION 53-like, whose translation is MRGRESGNEAASNNGLLSFIHGLLCHFHNHLIALPPNLSLSEVKEELQSIIKISCPIIMTSLMIYSRSVISMLFLGHQGKVELAGGSLALGFANITANSVLKGLTMGMDPICCQAYGAKRYSLLNETFLRVTCLLLVVSIPISILWLNMGPVLQMLGQDPQVTKVAQVFMLFSIPELLAQAHLNPLRTFLRTQGLATPITVVASCAAVLHLPINYFLAIHLNLGVKGIALATGLNSINMILGLLSYLFFSKKPLKPWQGTSFFSIFHGWKPLLSLALPSCVSVCLEWWWYEIMLFLCGLLRNPQATVATMGILIQTLGFLYVFPFSLSIALTTRIGHSLGASEPTKARRSAIIGFIIALTFGVIAFIFLMFVRTNLGRLFTNETQIIDMVTSVLPILGLCEICNWSQTVSCGILSGTARPYLGARINLCAFYLIGLPVAIFATFIYKYELLGLWFGMLVAQISCVSMMIYTLVKTDWGDQTKRAVELSQVITTQDKSVNDEERGLISSHP